The DNA sequence GGCATCACCAGCCTGTTTGCCGCCTTCAACATCGCCGACGGCAGCGTGATATCGGAACTGCCCATGACGTTCAGCGTGGGCTGCCCGTCCGGCGGGGTCTGGAAGGGGAAGGCGGCGCCCGAGGGCCCGGCGTCCAGTACGCGCTGATCTCCGAAGGCCGGCGCCGGGCGGGGCTGACCGTGTGCCGCTGCCGCAGGATCACAGCTCCAGGTTGCGGCCATCCGCGGCGCCCGCTCATCGAGCCCGCATCTCAACGGCTCGCCCGCCGCGCGGTCGCCTCCGCCCAGCAGGCGCCGACCTGGCCCCATTCCGCGGCATCCACGGCACGGGGGCAGGGGCGCAACGATCGTGGCCGCGGCTGCTCCAGGCCGAACACGAGAGGCTGTCGGTCAACGAGTAGAGGCCATCACCAGGGCACGACGCCGTTGTCGTCGAACTGCTGGCCGGTGGGGCCGTCGTCGGGCAGGGTCGCCAGCCGGATCGCGATCGCGGCGCCCTGCTCGGCGGTCCGGGTGCCGCTGAACCCGTTGAGGTCGGTGGCGACGTATCCGGGGCACGCGTTGTTGATCAGAATGCCGGTGCCGCTCAGCTCCTTGGCGTACTGGATGGTGACGGCATTGAGGTAGGTCTTCGTCGGCGCGTAGGCTCCGCTGATCCCTCCAAGATCGACACCCGGCGTGGTCTGCAGGGTCAGCGAGCCGACATGACTGGACTGGTTGACGATCCGCGGATGTGCCGAGCGGCGCAGCAGCGGCAGCATCGCATTGGTGACGCGGATGACGCCGACGACGTTGGTCTCCACCAGCCGCCGCACGGTCTCCAGGTCGATGCTCGATGGTTCCTCCGGCCAGCCGCCCGCGGCGCCGGCGTTGTTGACCAGCACGTCGAGCCGCCCTTCTTGCTCCTCGATCAGCCGCGCCGCAGTGGTCACGCTGGCGTCGTCGGTCACATCCAGCGGCACGGCGAACGCGTCGACGCCTGCCGCGCGCAGCTTCCCCACGGCCTCTGTCCGGCGCTGCTCGTCCCGGGCACCGACACCGACGCGCCACTCCAGCGCGCCGAGCCCGGCCGCGATCTCGTATCCGATTCCCTTGTTCGCGCCGGTGACCAGCGCTGTCTTCTTTTCGCTCATGGCATCGAGTGTGGGCGCGCTTCGATCAGACACCAATGGCCGTCTCGGTAAGGCACCAATACCTCAGCGACATCAATCGAGCCTCCGCCGGCGTGGACCGTGGGGGCGTGGAGATACGCGAGCTGCGGTATGTCGTCGCCCTCGCCGAGGAACTGCACTTCGGCAAAGCCGCCGAGCGTCTCCAGACAGCCCAGTCGCCGCTGTCGCGCGCCATCGCCCGGCTCGAACGACGGCGCGGGGTCACGTTGCTGGAGCGCACCAGCCGGAGGGTCACCCTCACCGACGCCGGGACCGTGCTCTTGTCCGAGGCGCGTGCGGTCCTCAGCGCGGTGACCGTGGCCGAGCGGCGTACCCGGCAGGCCGGGCAAAACCGACCCCGGCTCGTGCTCGCCGTCAAATCCGGCACCGCCGGGGATCTGCTGAGCAAGCTCCTCGACGCCTACCAGGCTGAACCCGGTGCGGCCACCGTCGAGGTGCTGCTGCGAGGCGCATCAACACCAGGAACTGCTGCGCGGGGGAAAGGCCGATGTGGCTCTTCTGCACCTGCCGTTCGACTCGGCGCTTGGACTCGACACCGAAAGTCTGTGCACCGAAGGACAGGTGGCGGTTCTGCCCGCAGCCCACCCCCTTGCCGGCCGCACTCGCCTTCGGGTGGCCGAAGTCACCGCGTTGCCGGACCTCCCGATGGCCCGCTGGCCCGACTCCGGTGGCGCTACCCGGAAGGACCCGGGGCAGAAGTCAAGAATCTGACACAGCTCTTCCAGCTGGTTGCGCTCGGCCGAGGCACCGTGATCGTGCCCGAGTCCGCCGTCGTCGACCTGCGGCCGGGATCTCGCCGCCGTGCCGGTTCTGGACGCGCCGCTGGTGACAACGGTGATCGCCTGGCCGCCGCTGAGTCGGCTTCGCGCGGTCGCCGACCTGATCGGCGTGGCAACACGTCTTTGACCAACCGTCCGCGTCCGCGCAGGTCAATCGACGAATGCAACACCCGCCGTCGTCAAGATGAAGGACCGGAGCAACTCCTCCGGGGTGGTACCAGGAAACGAGCGCTGCCGCTCCGGCTCGGTGTCCGCAAGCACATTCGCCACAACGCCTCCACCAGCACATGAAGGTGACTCCAGCGGCCACGGCGCCACGCCGCTCGGCCCGTGGCCCGACCGGCGCACTGTCACATGAGCGTTTCCGCTGGCCCGCCGGGGACGCCGGTGAGTAGCCCCGGCCGATCATTTCGGCTGTCGTGGCCGTACCCGGACGTGGTCGGAAGCGGCGCGGGTCAGAGTTGGTCGTAGATCGCGGCCAGGCGCCGTAGGACGTCGGTGGCAGCGTCCAGGGCGATGGTGTCGTGATGGGCCAGCGCTGAGGTGAGCGCTTCGGTCAGGAGTGTCTGGCGCTCCTGATGGCGGGCTCTGCCGGCGTCGGTGAGGGAGACCTGGACCGATCTCTTGTCGTGGGCGGGGCGTTCGCGGGTGACGTAGCCGGCCGTGACCAGGCCGTTGACCAGCTGAGTGGCTGCGGCTGCGGTGGTCTCGGTGGCCGCGGCCAGTTCTAGATAAGTACTTAGGTAGATCTCCCGGTTGCCCCTCACTGGAAGGACCACCGTCATGACCACTCGCTCGACCGGACAGAGCTGGGCCCTGGACGTCGCCCTGGCCCAGGGCGGCTTCGACGCCCTGCACCCCCAGGCCAAGGGCACCTTGGAGCAGCTCGGCCACGACCACACCGACTTCGACAAGGTCTTCGACCTGGTCGGCAGCGGCGCCATGCTGCCCAAGGCCTGGGCGACGGTGGCCGGACAGGCCGAAGAGCGCGCCGCCCACCACGAGCAGGGCGGCTTCCACCAGACCGCCGCAGACCTGTACCTGCGCGCCGCGGTGATGTGGGGCCGCGCCCAGTACTCGATCTTCGACGCCACCGACCCGCGCAAGCTCGCCTTCCGCGAGCGCGCCAACCACTGCGTCGAGCGCCTCGGCGCACTGCGCGAGCACCGCGTACGCCGCGTCGTGCTGGACTTCGAGGGCGGGCAGATCTTCGGCCTGCTGCACCTGCCCGCCGGCGAAGTCACCGCCGCCCCCGCCGTCATTCTCGGCCCCGGCATGGACATGATCAAAGAGGACTACATCTACGCCGCGGAGCGCTACTACACCTCCCGCGGCATCGTCGCCCTGTCCATCGAAGGGCCCGGCCAGGGCGAGACCCGCGCCAACGGACTGACCGTCGACCTGACCAACTACGAGCGCGCCATTAGCCGCTACATCGACCACCTGGCCTCACTCCCGCAGGTCGACCCGATACGGATCGGCATGTTCGGCATCTCCATGAGCGGCTACTGGGGCTCGCGCGCCGCCGCCACCGACCCGCGCCTGTCCGCACTGGCCGCCTTCGAGGCCGTCACCGGCGACTTCACCACCATCTTCGAGCGCGCCCAGCCGACCTTCAAGAACAACTACATGTACATGGCCGGCTACACCGACGAGGACGCCTTCGACCGCGACCTGGCCGCCCACATGCCACTCGGCGACCTCGTCAAGGACATCACCTGCCCCGTCCTGTACGGCATCGGCGAGTTCGACGAGCTCACGCAACTCGAGCAGGCCCTGGCCAGCTACGAGAAGGTCCGCGCACCGAAGGAGATGCGCGTATACGAGGACGAGTTCCACCCCCTGGGCGGCACCGCGGCCGAAGTATTCCGCTTCGGCACCGAATGGCTCGAGCGCGCCCTGAACGGCGAACTGCGCGAACCCGGCCGCGACGTACGCCACTACGTCCACCGCGACGGACGCATCACCGACCACACCGCCAACCCCACCTGGTGGCTCAACACCACCCCCGCCCAGGTCACCAACGCCCGCAACGCCTGACCCCGCTATCGGGGCGCCCCACCCACAAGGACCGCCCCGATACCGCACCCCACGACACCGCCCGACACCGCCCGACCTCCGTGGGCAACGGCTTTCCTCGCGACGGAGACTCGGTGATGGTCAACCCGTTCATCGAGGCGGAGAAGCAGGGCGGTCACAGCGTCAAGGGGGCGTGTGAACTGCCGAAGGTCTCCCGTGCCGCCTTCTACGTTCGCCGCAGCGGTGAGCCGGGACCGAGTGCCGTTCGCGATGCGGAACTGACCGGGAAGATCATCGGCAATCTGAATGCGGAAGCCACCGGCGAGCGTGTCCTTGGTGATGCACCGGGTCATGCGGCAGGCGGCTTCAAGAGTGAGGAGGCGGCTGTCCCCCGTAGTGCAAGTACGGGGGACAGCCCTTTTTCACGCGCGTTCACCCGAAGGTCAGGTCACACCGGCGGGATGCACGGCCGCAGGATGCCCGTCGAGGTGACGGTGGCGCCGCCGACGACGGCAGTCGCCTGGTAGGTGAGGTTGATGATCTGCAGCGGACCGAGGTTCACCGAGAGGGTGGCGGTACCCGTCGCGTCGGTCACCGCCGCCCCCACAGGCACACCGCCCACCAGGAACTGCACCGGGATACCCGCGGCCGCCGGCGTCACCGTGGCCGTCAGCGTGGCCGGGAAGAGGAGTGGATTGAACAGGTTGATCCGCCAGCAGGCGGGGAGAGCCTGCAGCGCTCCCGGAGCCGCCCCGGGCAGTACGACGATGGGGAGGGGGAGGGAGGCTGTGCCGGTGCAGTTGCAGGCGGTGCCGGCGGGGGTGGCGGTGACGGTGGCGGTGGCTGTGGTGGTGCCGGCGGTGGGGAAGGTGACGGTGGCTGTGGCTTGGCCGGAGGCGTTGGTTGTGCCGGTGCCGAGTGTTCCGCTTGGGCTGGTGAAGGTGACGGTGGCGCCGTTGAGGGGTTGGCCGTTGCACAGCACCAGTGCCTGGAGGGTGGTGGGCTGGCCTGCGGTGACGGTGCCGGTTGGGGGCAGGAGCAGGACCGTGCAGATGCCCTGAGGCAGTACGACGATGGGGAGGGGGAGGGAGGCTGTGCCGGTGCAGTTGCAGGCGGTGCCGGCGGGGGTGGCGGTGACGGTGGCGGTGGCTGTGGTGGTGCCGGCGGTGGGGAAGGTGACGGTGGCTGTGGCTTGGCCGGAGGCGTTGGTTGTGCCGGTGCCGAGTGTTCCGCTTGGGCTGGTGAAGGTGACGGTGGCGCCGTTGAGGGGTTGGCCGTTGCACAGCACCAGTGCCTGGAGGGTGGTGGGCTGGCCCGCGGTGACGGTGCCGGTCGGGGGCAGAAGCAGGACCGTGCACATGCTCGTTGTGACCGGAGCGAAGGTGCATGCGGGGCAGGTCCCGGCGGCTGCCACGAAAGTGGCCGTCACGGACTGACCCGAGGTCAGTAGCACCCCGAGGTCGACCGGCGTCACGACGCCGTTGGTGACGGGCGTCGACACCATCCCTCCGCCGGGCAGGGTGTACTGGACCGTGCCGTTGAGCGAGGCGGTATCACCACTGCAGGCGAGGGTTGTGCTGGCCTGCGTGGTCGTGCCCACGGTGGTTAGGGTGGTCGAGATCGTCCCGGGGGGTGCGGGGGTGATGGTGATCGGTACGACCTCGGTGCCGGTGATGGTGGCACCGCTGGTGTACACCACGGTGATGGTCTGGGGGCCGGACCCGACGGCTGTGAAGGTGACCGGAGGGGTGGTTGCGTCAGCCGCGACGGTCGCGGTCTGGATCTGGGCGTCGTAGGTGAAGGTGGCGGTGTTTCCGGCGCCTACCCCAGCAGGGACGGAAGTCACCTGGGCCGTGAACGTGGTACAGGCCGTGGGGGTGGGGGGAGTGATGGCGACTGGCATGGTGCAGCCCCTTCGAGTCGGTGTGTTCGCGGGGCTGCCACTCGCTGCCGGGGTGCCCAAGGGAACGGAACAGAGAACTCGAAAGCGATCTCTGTCCTGGCCCCGACAGGGAGATGGGCACCCCACAGTCGATGGGAACAGTAAAGCCACGGCTTGCGATGATTCACCACACTGGGTGCCAGATGCCAGCCTTTTGGCCTAGTGTCCTGGCGCAGAACCTGCCCGCTGCAGGCCTCCTCGAAGGGAAGACATGCTGCGTGGATGGAACGTCAGCCGGGGCGCCGCTGTATGGACGGCAACGCGGGGCCCAGCCACGGGGAAAGTGCTCCGCACGGGTGAATGGTGGTGGCCCGGCCTTGCCAGCCAGGCATGGGCGAGCGCACGGTGAAATAGAGTATGGCAGCCTATCCCGGACCGGAAACCCCGCTGTGGGGGGGAATCGGCTCTTCCGGACCGGGTTGGGCGTAACACTGACGACCATACCCGCGGCAATCGCGCCTCCTACACCCTTTCTGCCGGGCGACCGCCTGACTTGCGGACAGGACGAAGGACACCCTGAATCATCCGAGTGGACTTCCTGCGATCCAGAAGTCCCTCCGCCGGCACCGCATCACGGAGAACTTCAACGTTTTCGCGGTGGCCTTCACCACCCACGAGGTGGCGGCGGTCGATGCAATCAAGCCCGGGATGCGCGGTGGCCCGAACCTGGTGTGTAGGGCCGAGCGGCTTCACGCGCCTCACACGGTCAACTGACTTCTCGTTACCCCGCGCGGTCGGCGCCATCACCACCGCCGTGGCCGCACTGGATGTGGTGTCTCCCGCCGTCAGCGCTGGCCGGGAACTGGCCCTGGGGACATCTCCGCCCCCCACCGAGGAAGAAGCACTCGCCGGTCGGCTGACCGCCCGCCTGCTGCTCGCAACCGAGGCGAGCGAACCGCCCCCGCCTCCGGAGCCGGCCGTGGTGGCGGCCGCTGCGGTGTGGTCCGGCGCCGCGCGGCTGCGCGGCCACCAGCCGCGGGCCCTCCAGCCACGGGTGCGACGCACGCTGCGCCGAGCCGCCGCCACCTGCCCGGCGCTCGCTCCACTCGCCGATCAGACCGTCCCCCACAAATCTGACCCTGCGGTCCGCGGCCATCCGCGCGTTACTGGACCGCACGACCGAGGCGGCGCTGGCCGCAGGGGCATCACCGTGCGCTGGCCGCCGCAGCTGCGCACCGCCCTGGTCAGCCGCATCGTGATCGGCACACCCCATGGCACGCGGCCGGGGGCGGCCGCGTAGTTCGGCCTGCAGCACCTTCGGCGGGACTGGACGGGACAGTCGCTTCAACGATCCCGAGGTGGGGAGCCCACCGCCTCGGGGCCGTTGACCGTCAAGCGCTGCAAGGGGTGTTGCCTGGGCAGAAGCGGAAGTCAGGCCACCCACTCTTTGAGCTGGCGCACGAGTCCGGCGGGGTCGTCGCCGGTCGGGGTCACCTGGAGATTGGTGACGCCGGACTCGCGGAAGGCTTCGATCCGCTCCCGGACGTAAGAGGCCGGACCGACGAGGTTGGTCTGTTCAAGGAGTGGGAATGGGACCTTGGCCTCGGCTTCCTTCTTCTTGCCGTCGAGGTAGAGGTCCTGGATCTCCTTGGCCTCGGCTTCGTAGCCGTAGCGTCGGACGAGGTCGTTGAAAAAGTTCTTGCCGCGGGCGCCCATGCCTCCGATGTAGAGCGCGAGTACCGGCCGCGCGAGGTCGAGTATCTCCTTCACGTCCTCGCCGATAGCGACGATGCCACCGGCGACGACCTCCAGGGGCGCGAGGTTCTCGGAGCGCTTCGCGGTTCCCGCGGCGAGCGCGTCGCCCCATACCCCGGCGGCGCCCTCGGGGGAGTACAGGAAAGGCAGCCAGCCGTCGGCGTACTCCGCCGCGCCTTGGACTGATTTCGGTCCCAGCGCGGCGATGTAGAGCGGAACCGAGGGGCGTAGCGGCTTGGTCATGATCTTCAGCGGCTCACCAAGACCGGTGCCCTGACCGGCTGGGAGAGGGATCTCGAAGGAGTGGCCGCTGTAGTCGACCGCCTCGCGCCGCAGGGCCGCGCGGATGATCTCGACGGTCTCCTTGGTACGGCCGGTCGACTGGACGAAGGGCAGGCCGTGCCACCCTTCGATGATCTTCGGGTTGGAGGCGCCGAGGCCGATGATGGCGCGACCGCCGGACACGCTGTCGAGGCCGGCCGCAGTCGACGCGAGCATGGTCGGGGTACGGGAGTAGACGTTGAGGATGGCTGCGCCGATCTCCACGCTTGAGGTGCGGGCCGCCAGGTAGCCCATCAGGGTCGGCGAGTCGTAGCCGTACCCCTCGGCGACCCAGACGGTGTCGAGCCCGGCGGCCTCAAGTCGAGTGATGTGGTCAGCGGCCTCGTGCGGGTCTGTGCCGTAGGTGAGCATTGTCGAGATCTTCATGGTCCGCTTCATCAACAGGGCCTCACTTCGAAGTCGGCGAGTCGAAGCTTGCGCCCATGCCGATGCCGACGCCACCGTCAACCGGGATCACCGCGCCGGTGACGAATCGCACGTTGGGTGACACGAGCGCACTGACCAGGTCGGCAAACTCGCGGGGCTCCCCGATGCGTCCCATCGGTACCCCGTTCCCGAGGCCGGCCTTGGACAGCTCTGGCTGCCGTTCCAGCATTCCGCCCAGCAGGGCGGTGTCGAAGAATCCGGACAGCA is a window from the Streptomyces luomodiensis genome containing:
- a CDS encoding MarR family winged helix-turn-helix transcriptional regulator, whose translation is MRGNREIYLSTYLELAAATETTAAAATQLVNGLVTAGYVTRERPAHDKRSVQVSLTDAGRARHQERQTLLTEALTSALAHHDTIALDAATDVLRRLAAIYDQL
- a CDS encoding LLM class F420-dependent oxidoreductase; translated protein: MKISTMLTYGTDPHEAADHITRLEAAGLDTVWVAEGYGYDSPTLMGYLAARTSSVEIGAAILNVYSRTPTMLASTAAGLDSVSGGRAIIGLGASNPKIIEGWHGLPFVQSTGRTKETVEIIRAALRREAVDYSGHSFEIPLPAGQGTGLGEPLKIMTKPLRPSVPLYIAALGPKSVQGAAEYADGWLPFLYSPEGAAGVWGDALAAGTAKRSENLAPLEVVAGGIVAIGEDVKEILDLARPVLALYIGGMGARGKNFFNDLVRRYGYEAEAKEIQDLYLDGKKKEAEAKVPFPLLEQTNLVGPASYVRERIEAFRESGVTNLQVTPTGDDPAGLVRQLKEWVA
- a CDS encoding alpha/beta hydrolase, with product MTTRSTGQSWALDVALAQGGFDALHPQAKGTLEQLGHDHTDFDKVFDLVGSGAMLPKAWATVAGQAEERAAHHEQGGFHQTAADLYLRAAVMWGRAQYSIFDATDPRKLAFRERANHCVERLGALREHRVRRVVLDFEGGQIFGLLHLPAGEVTAAPAVILGPGMDMIKEDYIYAAERYYTSRGIVALSIEGPGQGETRANGLTVDLTNYERAISRYIDHLASLPQVDPIRIGMFGISMSGYWGSRAAATDPRLSALAAFEAVTGDFTTIFERAQPTFKNNYMYMAGYTDEDAFDRDLAAHMPLGDLVKDITCPVLYGIGEFDELTQLEQALASYEKVRAPKEMRVYEDEFHPLGGTAAEVFRFGTEWLERALNGELREPGRDVRHYVHRDGRITDHTANPTWWLNTTPAQVTNARNA
- a CDS encoding Ig-like domain-containing protein, which translates into the protein MPVAITPPTPTACTTFTAQVTSVPAGVGAGNTATFTYDAQIQTATVAADATTPPVTFTAVGSGPQTITVVYTSGATITGTEVVPITITPAPPGTISTTLTTVGTTTQASTTLACSGDTASLNGTVQYTLPGGGMVSTPVTNGVVTPVDLGVLLTSGQSVTATFVAAAGTCPACTFAPVTTSMCTVLLLPPTGTVTAGQPTTLQALVLCNGQPLNGATVTFTSPSGTLGTGTTNASGQATATVTFPTAGTTTATATVTATPAGTACNCTGTASLPLPIVVLPQGICTVLLLPPTGTVTAGQPTTLQALVLCNGQPLNGATVTFTSPSGTLGTGTTNASGQATATVTFPTAGTTTATATVTATPAGTACNCTGTASLPLPIVVLPGAAPGALQALPACWRINLFNPLLFPATLTATVTPAAAGIPVQFLVGGVPVGAAVTDATGTATLSVNLGPLQIINLTYQATAVVGGATVTSTGILRPCIPPV
- a CDS encoding SDR family oxidoreductase; translation: MSEKKTALVTGANKGIGYEIAAGLGALEWRVGVGARDEQRRTEAVGKLRAAGVDAFAVPLDVTDDASVTTAARLIEEQEGRLDVLVNNAGAAGGWPEEPSSIDLETVRRLVETNVVGVIRVTNAMLPLLRRSAHPRIVNQSSHVGSLTLQTTPGVDLGGISGAYAPTKTYLNAVTIQYAKELSGTGILINNACPGYVATDLNGFSGTRTAEQGAAIAIRLATLPDDGPTGQQFDDNGVVPW